In the Bradyrhizobium guangzhouense genome, one interval contains:
- a CDS encoding ParA family protein — MHTIVLATQKGGSGKSTLAIGLALAAKQAGFTVRLIETDPQGTLSNWARRRNNDDVVVEPIYHAADFAPRLNMLADSGLQLAIVDTAAGLSAATTAAIRHSDLCLIPARPSVADIEATVSTVSVARAWKRPYSFVLNQTPIRGQRIDNAASALAEEAALDLTDVLARPLIVMRNDHQDSLASGLAVSEFAPNGKSTEEVRGLWRWIETRLELSAGNLLIDQVMSAADGVLHAATELSADETTVLAS; from the coding sequence ATGCACACGATCGTACTCGCCACCCAAAAGGGCGGCAGTGGCAAGAGCACCCTCGCCATCGGCCTCGCGCTGGCTGCAAAGCAGGCCGGCTTCACCGTCCGCCTGATCGAGACCGACCCGCAGGGCACCCTGTCCAACTGGGCGCGCCGCCGCAACAATGACGATGTCGTCGTCGAGCCGATCTATCACGCCGCCGATTTCGCGCCGCGGCTGAACATGCTGGCCGACAGCGGCCTCCAGCTCGCGATCGTCGACACCGCGGCCGGCCTGTCCGCCGCCACCACCGCCGCGATCCGCCACTCCGACCTCTGCCTGATCCCGGCCCGCCCGAGCGTCGCCGACATCGAGGCCACCGTCTCCACCGTCAGCGTCGCGCGCGCCTGGAAGCGCCCCTACAGCTTCGTGCTGAACCAGACGCCGATCCGCGGCCAGCGCATCGACAACGCGGCGAGCGCGCTCGCCGAGGAAGCCGCCCTCGATCTCACTGACGTGCTCGCCCGCCCGCTGATCGTGATGCGCAACGACCACCAGGACTCGCTCGCCTCGGGCCTCGCCGTCAGCGAGTTCGCGCCGAACGGCAAGTCGACCGAGGAGGTGCGCGGCCTCTGGCGCTGGATCGAGACCCGCCTCGAGCTCTCCGCCGGCAATCTCCTGATCGATCAGGTCATGTCGGCGGCGGACGGAGTGCTGCATGCCGCCACCGAGCTTTCGGCGGACGAGACTACGGTTCTGGCGTCCTGA
- the fabA gene encoding bifunctional 3-hydroxydecanoyl-ACP dehydratase/trans-2-decenoyl-ACP isomerase: MLNRRNGYEYEDLLACARGEMFGPGNAQLPLPPMLMFDRITEINDNGGEFGKGLVRAELDVKADLWFFGCHFKNDPVMPGCLGLDALWQMVGFYLGWVGGEGRGRALGLSELKFGGQVLPEARKVVYNVDIKRVMRSKLVLGIADGWLSVDDQIIYRAKDLKVGLFKQGTSLG; encoded by the coding sequence ATGCTGAACAGGCGCAACGGTTACGAATACGAAGACTTGCTGGCATGTGCCCGCGGTGAGATGTTCGGCCCCGGCAACGCGCAATTGCCGCTGCCGCCGATGCTGATGTTCGACCGCATCACGGAAATCAACGACAATGGCGGCGAATTCGGCAAGGGCCTGGTGCGCGCCGAGCTCGACGTGAAGGCCGACCTCTGGTTCTTCGGCTGCCACTTCAAGAACGATCCGGTGATGCCGGGTTGCCTCGGCCTCGATGCGCTGTGGCAAATGGTCGGCTTTTATCTGGGCTGGGTCGGTGGCGAAGGTCGCGGCCGTGCGCTTGGCCTCAGCGAATTGAAGTTCGGCGGCCAGGTGCTGCCCGAGGCTCGCAAGGTTGTGTACAACGTCGATATCAAGCGCGTGATGCGTTCAAAGCTGGTGCTCGGCATTGCCGACGGATGGCTTTCGGTCGACGACCAGATTATTTATCGCGCCAAGGATCTGAAGGTCGGCCTGTTCAAGCAAGGCACGAGCCTGGGCTAA
- the irrA gene encoding iron response transcriptional regulator IrrA, with the protein MSENNAIRHDEDAHAALLSGRQPALTGCPWHDVNEMLQSAGLRPTRQRMALGWLLFGKGARHLTAEMLYEEATLAKVPVSLATVYNTLNQLTDAGLLRQVSVDGTKTYFDTNVTTHHHYYLENSHELVDIEDPHLELSKMPEVPEGYEIARIDMVVRLRKKR; encoded by the coding sequence ATGAGCGAAAACAACGCGATCCGTCACGACGAAGATGCCCATGCGGCCCTTCTGTCCGGCCGCCAGCCGGCCCTGACCGGCTGCCCCTGGCACGACGTCAACGAAATGCTCCAATCTGCCGGCTTGCGCCCGACGCGTCAGCGCATGGCGCTGGGCTGGCTGCTGTTCGGCAAGGGTGCGCGCCATCTCACGGCTGAAATGCTCTATGAGGAAGCGACGCTGGCCAAGGTCCCGGTCTCGCTCGCGACCGTCTACAACACGCTGAACCAGCTGACCGATGCAGGCCTGCTGCGCCAGGTCAGCGTCGACGGCACCAAGACCTATTTCGACACCAACGTCACCACCCACCACCATTACTACCTCGAGAACAGCCACGAGCTGGTCGATATCGAGGACCCGCATCTGGAGCTGTCCAAGATGCCGGAGGTGCCGGAGGGATACGAGATCGCGCGCATCGACATGGTCGTGCGGCTGCGCAAGAAGCGCTGA
- a CDS encoding 2-hydroxyacid dehydrogenase: MSVKKKPLVVVTRKLPDSIETRMRELFDARINLDDTPMSAEQIAEAARTADILVPTVTDHISADVVNQPDCKLKLIANFGNGVDNIDVEAAHARGITVTNTPKVLTEDTADMTMALILAVPRRMIEGASVLTEGKPWAGWSPTWMLGHRIGGKRLGIVGMGRIGQAVARRARAFGLQIHYHNRRPVAPKIAEELGATYWESLDQMLARMDIISVNCPHTPATYHLLSARRLKLIRKDAYIVNTARGEVTDEDTLIKLIEGGEIGGAGLDVYEHEPAVNPKLVRLAKAGKVILMPHMGSATIEGRVEMGEKVIINIRTFLDAHKPPDRVLPSML, translated from the coding sequence ATGTCGGTGAAGAAAAAGCCCCTCGTCGTCGTGACGCGCAAGCTGCCGGACTCGATCGAGACCCGGATGCGCGAGCTGTTCGACGCACGCATCAATCTCGACGACACGCCGATGTCGGCCGAGCAGATCGCGGAGGCCGCCCGCACCGCCGACATCCTGGTTCCAACGGTGACCGATCATATCAGCGCCGACGTCGTCAACCAGCCCGACTGCAAGCTGAAGCTGATCGCCAATTTCGGCAATGGCGTCGACAATATCGACGTCGAGGCCGCACATGCCCGCGGCATCACCGTCACCAACACGCCGAAGGTCCTGACCGAAGACACCGCCGACATGACCATGGCGCTGATCCTGGCCGTGCCGCGCCGGATGATCGAAGGCGCCTCGGTGCTGACGGAAGGAAAACCCTGGGCCGGCTGGTCGCCGACCTGGATGCTGGGCCACCGCATCGGGGGAAAACGCCTCGGCATCGTCGGCATGGGCCGCATCGGCCAGGCGGTCGCGCGCCGCGCCCGCGCCTTCGGCCTCCAGATCCACTATCACAACCGCCGTCCCGTCGCCCCGAAGATCGCCGAAGAGCTTGGCGCGACCTATTGGGAAAGCCTCGACCAGATGCTGGCGCGGATGGACATCATCTCGGTGAACTGTCCGCACACGCCGGCGACCTATCATCTGCTGTCCGCGCGACGGCTGAAGCTGATCCGCAAGGATGCCTACATCGTCAATACCGCGCGCGGCGAAGTGACCGACGAGGACACGCTGATCAAGTTGATCGAGGGCGGCGAGATCGGCGGCGCCGGGCTCGACGTCTACGAGCACGAGCCGGCGGTCAATCCGAAGCTGGTGCGGCTTGCAAAGGCCGGCAAGGTGATCCTGATGCCGCATATGGGCTCGGCCACGATCGAGGGCCGCGTCGAGATGGGCGAGAAGGTCATCATCAACATCCGCACCTTCCTCGACGCCCACAAGCCGCCGGACCGCGTCCTGCCGAGCATGCTGTAA
- the ggt gene encoding gamma-glutamyltransferase, whose protein sequence is MGGNWRDRTATSFECQKMPAVSSRGMVVSNHPLASSAGAEMLAAGGNAVDAAIATLFTLTVVEPMMVGIIGGGMAHIRLADGSHRIIDGQSTVPASVRDTTYISKPGSAHDVFDTVGNENLNGPKAVATPGSLKAWCETLQRFGTMSLADVMQPAIKHAARGYAATPYLHECISESAATMRQDKPIAAIYLPDGEPLKVGERVVQAEYAETLRHIAEHGEKALYDGPLGDILVDYMEKSGGFIRRNDLTSYKTVERQPIRADYRGWTILGPPPPAASGVHIAQMLNILEGYDIGGLGFGTSETIHYLAEVLKIAFADRAAASGDPDYVGVPVEKLTSKAYAEERRRAIDSARAQAFGAGVTQLESAHTTHMTAADSFGNVVATTQTINNLFGAKIMIPGLGAIANNYMNLFDPRPGHALSLAPGKRVTTSMSPMMALCGGKLRYALGLPGGKRIFPSAMQALVNLIDHGMTLQEAVEAPRVWTEGNALEVEQAVPAAVRSKLTALGHKVQPVATVAGGMNGIAFHDDGTMTGAACWRADGTPVGISGGLAKTGVRFRLS, encoded by the coding sequence ATGGGCGGAAACTGGCGCGACCGGACGGCGACGAGCTTTGAATGTCAGAAGATGCCGGCGGTGTCGAGCCGCGGCATGGTCGTGAGCAACCACCCGCTGGCGTCCAGCGCCGGCGCCGAGATGCTGGCGGCCGGCGGCAACGCTGTCGATGCGGCGATCGCCACACTGTTCACGCTGACCGTGGTCGAGCCGATGATGGTCGGCATCATCGGGGGCGGCATGGCGCATATCCGCCTCGCCGACGGCAGCCACCGCATCATCGACGGCCAAAGCACCGTGCCCGCTTCCGTGCGCGACACCACCTACATTTCGAAGCCGGGCTCGGCTCACGACGTGTTCGATACCGTCGGCAACGAGAATTTGAACGGGCCGAAAGCGGTCGCGACGCCGGGCTCGCTGAAAGCCTGGTGCGAGACGCTGCAAAGGTTCGGCACCATGAGCCTCGCCGACGTCATGCAGCCCGCGATCAAGCACGCCGCGCGCGGCTATGCGGCGACGCCCTATCTGCACGAATGCATCAGCGAGAGCGCCGCCACGATGCGCCAGGACAAGCCGATCGCGGCAATCTATTTGCCCGATGGCGAGCCGCTCAAGGTCGGCGAGCGCGTGGTGCAGGCAGAATATGCCGAGACCCTGCGCCACATCGCCGAGCATGGCGAGAAGGCTCTTTACGACGGGCCGCTCGGCGACATCCTGGTCGATTACATGGAGAAGTCGGGCGGCTTCATCCGCCGCAATGATCTGACGAGCTACAAGACGGTCGAGCGGCAGCCGATCCGCGCCGACTATCGCGGCTGGACCATTTTGGGCCCGCCGCCGCCCGCGGCCTCCGGCGTCCACATCGCGCAGATGCTGAATATTCTCGAAGGTTACGACATCGGCGGCCTCGGCTTCGGTACATCGGAGACCATTCACTACCTCGCCGAAGTCCTCAAAATCGCTTTCGCCGATCGCGCCGCGGCCAGCGGCGATCCTGATTATGTCGGCGTGCCCGTGGAGAAGCTGACCTCGAAGGCCTATGCCGAGGAGCGCCGTCGCGCCATCGATTCGGCGCGTGCGCAGGCTTTTGGCGCCGGTGTGACGCAACTCGAAAGCGCGCACACCACGCACATGACGGCGGCGGACAGTTTCGGCAATGTGGTTGCGACGACGCAGACCATCAACAATCTGTTCGGCGCCAAGATCATGATCCCGGGCTTAGGAGCCATCGCCAATAATTACATGAACCTGTTCGACCCGCGTCCCGGCCATGCGTTGTCGCTGGCGCCGGGCAAGCGCGTGACGACCTCGATGTCGCCGATGATGGCGCTGTGCGGCGGCAAGCTGCGCTATGCGCTCGGCCTGCCCGGGGGCAAGCGCATCTTTCCGAGCGCGATGCAGGCGCTGGTCAATTTGATCGATCACGGCATGACGTTGCAGGAAGCGGTCGAAGCGCCCCGCGTCTGGACCGAAGGCAATGCGCTCGAGGTCGAACAGGCTGTGCCGGCAGCGGTGCGCTCAAAACTTACGGCGCTCGGACACAAGGTCCAGCCCGTCGCGACCGTCGCCGGCGGCATGAACGGCATCGCCTTCCACGACGACGGCACCATGACCGGCGCCGCCTGCTGGCGCGCGGATGGCACGCCGGTCGGGATCTCCGGCGGGCTTGCGAAGACTGGTGTACGATTCAGGTTGAGCTAG
- a CDS encoding HesA/MoeB/ThiF family protein, which yields MLSPDELERYARHIVLRDVGGPGQAALKRASVLVIGAGGLGAPALMYLAAAGVGTLGVVDDDVVSLSNLQRQVIHTTPDIGRHKVESAAERIAALNPHVSFVGHATWLNADNALALIGDYDLVLDGSDNFSTRYLTSDACFFAKRPLITAALGTFDGSLTTIRAHETNEQGEFNPTYRCLFPEAPPPGTVPACAEAGVMGALAGVMGSMMALEAIREIVGFGEGLVGRLLMIDARAMRFETLRYGRDPANPLNGDGPVMSDLSVHRT from the coding sequence GTGTTGAGCCCGGACGAACTCGAGCGCTATGCCCGCCATATCGTGCTGCGCGATGTCGGCGGACCGGGCCAGGCTGCGCTGAAGCGAGCCTCGGTGCTGGTGATCGGCGCCGGCGGGCTCGGCGCGCCGGCGCTGATGTATCTGGCTGCCGCCGGCGTCGGTACGCTGGGCGTGGTCGATGACGACGTGGTGTCGCTGTCCAACCTGCAGCGCCAGGTGATCCACACCACGCCCGATATCGGCCGGCACAAGGTCGAGAGCGCGGCCGAACGGATCGCAGCCCTCAATCCGCATGTCTCCTTCGTCGGCCATGCCACCTGGCTCAACGCCGACAATGCGCTTGCGCTGATCGGCGATTACGATCTGGTGCTCGACGGTTCCGACAATTTCTCGACGCGCTATCTGACCTCCGATGCCTGCTTCTTCGCGAAGCGGCCGCTGATCACGGCGGCGCTCGGCACGTTTGATGGCTCGCTCACCACCATCCGCGCGCATGAGACGAACGAGCAGGGCGAATTCAACCCGACCTATCGCTGCCTGTTTCCGGAAGCGCCGCCGCCCGGCACCGTACCGGCCTGCGCGGAAGCTGGCGTCATGGGTGCGCTCGCGGGCGTGATGGGCTCGATGATGGCGCTGGAGGCGATCCGCGAGATCGTCGGTTTCGGCGAGGGCCTGGTCGGCCGTCTCCTGATGATCGACGCGCGCGCGATGCGCTTCGAAACGTTGCGCTATGGGCGCGATCCGGCCAATCCGCTCAATGGCGACGGGCCGGTGATGTCGGATCTCAGCGTCCATCGCACCTGA
- the mutM gene encoding bifunctional DNA-formamidopyrimidine glycosylase/DNA-(apurinic or apyrimidinic site) lyase gives MPELPEVETVRRGLQPVMEGAKIMVAEARRPDLRFPFQPDFVARLQGQIVTGLGRRAKYLMADLGSGDVLLMHLGMSGSFRVIKPDNEAVSGEFHYPKGKDSAHDHVLFRMSSGADIVFNDPRRFGYMKVIARSALEDEPLLRGLGPEPLGNEFDAAMLARACQDKATSLKAALLDQRVVAGLGNIYVCEALHRSHLSPRRIAATLSTKKGEATDHAKRLVGAIHTVLNDAIKAGGSSLRDHRQTSGELGYFQHSFNVYDREGETCTTPRCGGTIKRFTQNGRSTFWCPKCQK, from the coding sequence ATGCCTGAATTGCCCGAAGTCGAGACCGTCCGCCGCGGCCTTCAGCCCGTCATGGAGGGTGCGAAAATCATGGTCGCGGAGGCCCGCAGGCCCGATTTGCGCTTTCCGTTCCAGCCCGATTTCGTGGCCCGGCTGCAGGGACAGATCGTCACGGGGCTCGGCCGACGTGCAAAATATCTCATGGCCGATCTCGGCTCCGGCGACGTGCTGCTGATGCATCTGGGCATGTCGGGCTCGTTCCGCGTCATCAAGCCGGACAACGAGGCGGTATCAGGCGAGTTTCACTATCCCAAGGGGAAGGACTCCGCGCACGACCACGTGCTGTTTCGGATGTCCTCGGGCGCCGACATCGTCTTCAACGATCCCAGGCGCTTCGGTTACATGAAAGTGATCGCGCGCAGTGCGCTCGAGGACGAGCCGCTGCTGCGCGGCCTCGGCCCCGAGCCGCTCGGCAACGAGTTCGACGCCGCGATGCTGGCGCGCGCCTGCCAGGACAAGGCTACCAGCCTGAAAGCCGCGCTGCTCGACCAGCGCGTCGTCGCCGGCCTCGGCAACATCTATGTCTGCGAAGCCCTGCACCGCTCGCATTTGTCGCCGCGCCGCATCGCCGCGACGCTCTCGACCAAGAAGGGCGAAGCCACGGATCATGCCAAGCGACTGGTCGGCGCCATCCACACCGTGCTCAACGACGCCATCAAGGCCGGCGGCTCGTCGCTGCGCGATCATCGCCAGACCTCCGGCGAGCTCGGCTATTTCCAGCACTCCTTCAACGTCTATGACCGCGAAGGCGAGACATGCACGACGCCGCGCTGCGGCGGCACCATCAAGCGCTTCACCCAGAACGGGCGATCGACGTTCTGGTGTCCGAAATGTCAGAAGTGA
- a CDS encoding serine protease, producing the protein MRSMLAATLMLASATGASAQMTTPQLPGSKPKVVQTVPIKPPALQTPSETADAMAQAERLSLQSDLAWVGQYNGAITGDVSSRMVDAIKDYQKAKGGKPTGVLNPQERAALAETARRKQDSVGWKIVTEMTSGARLGIPGKLVPNQATDANGSKWTSPTGTVQVLLSRRKEANPTTAKLADTERKEPAGRKVDYTVVKPDFFVMSGLQGLKKFYVRGTFKGDEVRIMTILYDQAMENTVEPVVIAMSSAFSAFPSGPQAGPPPRKTVEYGTGIIVSEDGAILADRLVTDSCLAITIGGYGNADRLAEDKEHDLALLHIYGARGLKPLSLASGAAKTGVDVVGIADPQSQGGAAGVSSVKGALVPVTASDSALTPPPAVGFSGSPAIDGDGKFAGIALLKPAMVAGPATTLPASQAVMVSAETVRDFLKANAVTANGTSTDAKAAVVRVICVRK; encoded by the coding sequence ATGAGATCGATGCTTGCGGCAACACTGATGTTGGCGTCCGCCACAGGCGCCAGCGCCCAGATGACGACGCCGCAGCTCCCCGGCTCCAAGCCGAAAGTGGTCCAGACCGTTCCGATCAAGCCGCCCGCGCTGCAAACGCCGTCGGAAACGGCCGACGCGATGGCGCAGGCCGAGCGGCTGTCGCTCCAGTCCGACCTCGCCTGGGTGGGCCAATATAACGGCGCCATCACCGGCGACGTCAGCTCGCGCATGGTCGACGCCATCAAGGACTACCAGAAGGCCAAGGGCGGCAAGCCGACCGGCGTGCTCAATCCGCAGGAGCGCGCCGCGCTCGCCGAGACCGCACGGCGCAAGCAGGACAGCGTCGGCTGGAAAATCGTAACGGAGATGACCAGCGGCGCGCGGCTCGGCATTCCCGGTAAGCTGGTGCCAAATCAAGCGACCGACGCCAACGGCTCGAAATGGACTTCGCCGACCGGCACGGTGCAGGTGCTGCTGAGCCGCCGCAAGGAGGCGAACCCGACCACCGCAAAACTCGCTGACACCGAGAGGAAAGAGCCGGCCGGTCGCAAGGTCGATTACACCGTGGTGAAGCCCGACTTCTTCGTGATGTCGGGCTTGCAGGGCCTGAAGAAATTCTACGTGCGCGGCACCTTCAAGGGCGACGAGGTCCGCATCATGACGATCCTCTATGACCAGGCCATGGAGAACACGGTCGAGCCCGTCGTGATCGCGATGTCGAGCGCGTTCAGTGCGTTTCCCTCGGGGCCGCAAGCCGGACCGCCGCCGCGCAAGACCGTCGAATACGGCACCGGCATTATCGTCAGCGAGGACGGCGCGATTCTGGCGGACCGTCTCGTCACCGATTCCTGCCTCGCCATCACGATCGGCGGCTACGGCAATGCCGACCGCCTCGCCGAGGACAAGGAGCACGATCTCGCGCTGCTGCACATCTATGGCGCCCGCGGCCTGAAGCCGCTCAGCCTCGCGAGCGGCGCGGCGAAGACTGGCGTCGATGTCGTCGGTATCGCCGATCCGCAGAGCCAGGGCGGCGCAGCCGGCGTGTCGAGCGTCAAGGGCGCGCTGGTGCCGGTCACGGCGAGCGATTCCGCGCTGACGCCGCCACCCGCCGTCGGCTTCTCAGGCAGCCCTGCGATTGACGGCGATGGAAAGTTCGCGGGCATCGCGCTGCTGAAGCCGGCGATGGTTGCAGGCCCCGCGACGACTTTGCCGGCATCACAGGCGGTGATGGTTTCCGCGGAGACGGTGCGCGATTTCCTGAAAGCGAATGCCGTCACCGCGAATGGCACGTCGACCGACGCGAAGGCCGCCGTCGTGCGCGTGATCTGCGTGCGGAAGTAA
- the ubiB gene encoding 2-polyprenylphenol 6-hydroxylase produces the protein MISAITHITRLIRAAFVFAREGVFGAVDPSLVPPPGQLALKLARLVERRGVKQGPRLSRALTRMGPAYLKLGQFLATRPDVVGFNMARDLESLQDRLPPFSQAEAEAAIATSLERPLKDIFVTFGPPVAAASIAQVHRGEVMRDGIRKAVAVKVLRPNVASRFRRDLSDFFYVAHKAEAYSAEARRLRLVEVINTMSRSVAMEMDLRLEAAALSEMAENTEGDPDFRVPDVDWDRTTHNVLTMEWIDGIALNDHKRLEEAQVDLPDLGRKVIQSFLRHALRDGFFHADMHPGNLFLDDAGRLVAVDFGIMGRLGMKERRFLAEILLGFITRDYRRVAEVHFEAGYVPSHHSVENFAQAIRAIGEPIHNRTAEEISMARLLTLLLEVTGLFDMTTRPELILLQKTMVVVEGVARGFDPRLDIWKVADPVVREWIERNLGPVGRIQGAMSGAGVLGHLLSKLPEIANRAVTVLEQMEDMTREGHFLSPDTIEALGRKEAKKARVSTIALCVIAAASIGILVALLRM, from the coding sequence GTGATTTCTGCCATCACCCACATCACGCGCCTGATCCGCGCTGCGTTCGTGTTTGCGCGCGAGGGCGTGTTCGGCGCCGTCGACCCGAGCCTGGTGCCGCCGCCCGGTCAGCTTGCGCTGAAGCTGGCGCGTCTCGTCGAACGCCGCGGCGTCAAGCAGGGACCGCGGCTCTCGCGCGCGTTGACGCGCATGGGCCCGGCCTATCTCAAGCTCGGCCAGTTCCTCGCAACGCGCCCCGACGTCGTCGGCTTCAACATGGCCCGCGACCTCGAAAGCCTGCAGGATCGCCTGCCGCCGTTTTCGCAAGCCGAGGCGGAAGCCGCGATCGCGACGTCGCTGGAGCGGCCGCTGAAGGATATTTTCGTCACATTCGGCCCGCCGGTGGCGGCCGCCTCGATTGCGCAGGTGCATCGTGGCGAAGTGATGCGTGACGGCATCCGCAAGGCAGTGGCGGTCAAGGTGCTCAGGCCCAACGTGGCCTCGCGCTTCCGCCGCGACCTCTCCGATTTCTTCTACGTCGCGCACAAGGCCGAAGCCTATTCGGCCGAGGCACGGCGGCTGCGCCTCGTCGAGGTCATCAACACCATGTCGCGCTCGGTCGCGATGGAGATGGATTTGCGGCTTGAAGCGGCCGCGCTGTCGGAGATGGCGGAGAATACGGAAGGCGATCCTGATTTCCGCGTACCTGATGTCGACTGGGACCGCACCACGCACAACGTGCTGACGATGGAGTGGATCGACGGCATCGCGCTGAACGATCACAAGCGCCTGGAAGAGGCGCAGGTCGATCTGCCCGATCTCGGCCGCAAGGTGATCCAGAGCTTTCTGCGCCACGCGCTGCGCGACGGCTTCTTTCACGCCGACATGCATCCGGGCAATCTGTTCCTCGATGACGCCGGCCGCCTCGTCGCGGTCGATTTCGGCATCATGGGCCGGCTCGGCATGAAGGAGCGGCGCTTCCTCGCGGAAATCCTGCTCGGCTTCATCACCCGCGACTATCGACGCGTCGCCGAAGTGCATTTCGAGGCGGGCTATGTACCCTCGCATCACTCGGTCGAGAATTTCGCGCAAGCGATCCGCGCCATCGGCGAACCGATCCACAACCGCACCGCCGAGGAGATCTCGATGGCGCGCCTGCTCACGCTGCTGCTCGAGGTCACCGGCCTGTTCGACATGACGACGCGGCCCGAGCTGATCCTGCTGCAGAAGACCATGGTGGTGGTCGAGGGTGTGGCGCGCGGCTTCGATCCCAGGCTCGACATCTGGAAGGTCGCCGATCCCGTCGTCCGCGAATGGATCGAGCGCAATCTCGGACCTGTCGGCCGTATCCAGGGCGCGATGTCCGGCGCCGGTGTGCTGGGTCACCTGCTTTCGAAACTACCCGAGATCGCGAACCGCGCCGTCACCGTGCTGGAGCAGATGGAAGACATGACTCGCGAGGGTCACTTCCTGTCGCCGGACACGATCGAGGCCTTGGGTCGCAAGGAGGCCAAGAAAGCCCGTGTCAGCACAATCGCGCTCTGCGTCATCGCTGCCGCCTCCATCGGCATTCTCGTCGCCCTGTTGCGCATGTGA
- the ubiE gene encoding bifunctional demethylmenaquinone methyltransferase/2-methoxy-6-polyprenyl-1,4-benzoquinol methylase UbiE: MDRPGETTHFGFKDVPLGDKQTLVNDVFHSVASRYDLMNDLMSGGLHRVWKDIMINTLDPPRGDRPFALLDVAGGTGDISFRAAKAAGPGFHATVCDINSDMLAVGRERAAKRHLESQVDFVEGNAEALAFADRSFDAYTIAFGIRNVPQIDKALREAYRVLKPGSRFLCLEFSTVEVPGLDKLYDLFSFKVIPPLGRMVTGDAESYQYLVESIRKFPKPNAFADMIREAGFSRVSWQTLTGGIVALHSGWRL, translated from the coding sequence ATGGATCGGCCGGGCGAAACTACGCATTTTGGCTTCAAAGACGTTCCCCTGGGGGACAAGCAGACGCTGGTGAACGATGTGTTTCACAGCGTGGCGTCGCGCTATGATTTGATGAACGATTTGATGTCCGGCGGCCTGCACCGGGTCTGGAAGGACATTATGATCAACACGCTCGACCCGCCCCGCGGCGACCGGCCGTTCGCGCTGCTCGACGTGGCCGGCGGCACCGGTGACATCTCGTTCAGGGCCGCCAAGGCGGCGGGCCCCGGCTTCCACGCCACCGTCTGCGACATCAATTCCGACATGCTCGCCGTGGGCCGCGAGCGCGCCGCCAAGCGTCATCTCGAGAGCCAGGTCGATTTCGTCGAAGGCAATGCCGAAGCGCTGGCCTTCGCCGACCGCAGCTTCGACGCATATACGATCGCTTTCGGCATTCGCAACGTGCCCCAAATCGACAAGGCGCTGCGCGAGGCCTATCGCGTGCTCAAGCCCGGCAGCCGTTTTCTCTGCCTGGAATTCTCCACGGTCGAGGTGCCCGGGCTCGACAAGCTCTATGATCTGTTCTCGTTCAAGGTGATCCCGCCGCTCGGACGCATGGTCACTGGCGATGCCGAGTCGTATCAGTATCTCGTCGAATCGATCCGCAAGTTTCCCAAGCCCAACGCCTTCGCCGACATGATTCGCGAGGCCGGCTTCTCCCGCGTCAGCTGGCAGACCCTGACCGGCGGCATCGTCGCACTGCATTCGGGCTGGCGTTTGTGA
- a CDS encoding SH3 domain-containing protein, translating to MALGRFCSVMALVCTWWSASVGPSHSAKDPTPQTASGLPVPRYVSLKSDHVNVRAGPTKDNDVAWVYTRAGLPVEITAEFENWRRVRDSEGAEGWVYHSLLSGRRTAVVTMKNKAELAPIYDRADPDSAVAAKLQAGVVTSVKKCNTSWCHVTGNGFDGWIQQERLWGVYADEQVN from the coding sequence ATGGCGTTGGGGCGTTTTTGTTCGGTGATGGCGCTCGTTTGCACCTGGTGGAGCGCTTCGGTCGGCCCCTCGCACTCGGCCAAGGACCCCACACCCCAGACCGCCAGCGGTCTGCCGGTGCCGCGCTATGTCAGTCTCAAATCGGATCACGTCAACGTCCGCGCCGGCCCCACCAAGGACAATGACGTGGCCTGGGTCTACACCCGCGCCGGCCTGCCGGTCGAAATCACCGCCGAGTTCGAGAACTGGCGCCGGGTACGCGATTCCGAAGGTGCTGAGGGTTGGGTCTATCACTCCTTGCTGTCGGGCCGCCGCACTGCGGTAGTCACCATGAAGAACAAGGCCGAGCTCGCGCCGATCTATGACCGCGCCGATCCCGACAGCGCAGTGGCCGCAAAGCTCCAGGCCGGCGTCGTGACGTCAGTGAAAAAATGCAACACCAGCTGGTGCCACGTCACCGGCAACGGCTTTGACGGCTGGATCCAGCAGGAACGCCTCTGGGGCGTCTACGCGGACGAGCAGGTGAATTGA